The Fulvivirga maritima genome segment ACCCTTACAGCCAAGGAGATCAACCCTAGAATAAATGTTATAGCCAAGGCCTCTGAAACCAATTCTGAAAAAAAAATTATACCGCGCTGGGGCCTCTCACGTGGTTATGCCTGATAGGCTTGGAGGTATACATATGGCTAACCTAATAACCAAGCCATATGTAATTGAGTTTTTGGAGCTTCTTAATGGCGTAGGAGATGCTAAGCTAGAGTTAGAAGAGGTAAGCTATGCTAAACTGAAAAATGAATTCCACAATAAAACTATTAAAGAGCTAGACATCAGAAATAAAAGTGGTGTTACTATTCTGGCTTTTAAAGATGATTTAGAAGGATTTATATTCAACCCTCAGTCTGATAAGAAAATAGAAAAAGGTGATGTGCTGATTATATTAGGAACAAAGAGGAACTTAAATAATTTTAAAATCAATTATATTAAAAATTAATACCGTTATGGAACTCAGGAATGATGCTTTTGCATCTATAGTCTTCGAAAAAGACATGAATGCTATAGTAGTAGTCTGGAAAAAAATTCCCTCAGAA includes the following:
- a CDS encoding TrkA C-terminal domain-containing protein; protein product: MANLITKPYVIEFLELLNGVGDAKLELEEVSYAKLKNEFHNKTIKELDIRNKSGVTILAFKDDLEGFIFNPQSDKKIEKGDVLIILGTKRNLNNFKINYIKN